From the genome of Flavobacterium sediminis:
TTTTTCAGCGTGATCATCTGGTCCGTAAACCCAATGTGTTGCACCGCGACTCATGTCGTTATAAGGCAATTCAGTAGATTCGTATGCAATTTGACATGAACGGAATTCCTCTAAATCATCGGGAGTTCCCATACCGGTTACGTTGAAGAAATCTTCGTATTGACGAATTCGGGTTGAACGTTCTTCTTTGCTTTCGCCTTTTACACCGAAACAATAAATAGTAATTTCAGTTTCATTCACTGAAATTGGTCGAACTACACGAATTTGAGTAGAAAACTGATCCATAATGAACACATTAGGATAAACCCCTAAATTGCGTGTCATTGTTAGCATAAATCCAGCTTTTTCTTCACCGAATTCTGCGATTAAACGATCTTTTTGTTTGTAGATAGGACTTACTTCCGGATTTAATTTGGTTGTCCAAAGCAATATATGACCGTTTTTAAAGCCATATCCGCCCGCTCTGGGCGATTTACTCCATCCGTTGGCATCAACTGCCTTTGTACCTTCTTTTTCGTAATTACGGCGCGCCATTGTGGCTACATAATTCCAGTGTACTGATGAAACGTGGTAACCATCGGCACCATTTTCCATTTGCAACTTCCAATTTCCGTTGTAAGTATATTGCGATGAACCGTTTAACACTTCTAAACCTTCCGGAGCTTGATCTACAATATGATCGATAATTAAAGTCGTGTCATTAAGATATTCTTTTAAAGAAACTACATCAGGATTTAAGGAACCAAAAATGAAACCTCTATACGATTCTAAACGTGCAATTTTTTTTAGATCGTGAGAACCTTCGCAGTTAAATTGTTCCGGATATCCGCCTGCCTTGGAATCTTTTACTTTTAGTAGTTTTCCTGAATTGTTGAATGTCCAACCATGAAACGGACATGTAAAAGAGGATTTATTTCCTTTTCTGTAGCGGCACAGTTGTGCTCCTTTGTGTGAACAGGAATTGATAAGTCCGTGTAATTGTCCTTCTTTATCGCGAGTAATTACAACCGATTGACGACCAATAGTTGTTGTATAATAGTCGTTTGCATTAGCTACTTGTGATTCGTGTGCTAAATACACCCAATTATTCTCGTAGATGTATTTCATTTCAAGTTCAAATAATTCAGGATCTGTAAAAGCTTTTCGGTTGTGCTGATACTTTCCGTTTTCTTTATCGTGAATTAATAAAGAATCGATATAATTTACTGTGTTTTGTTCCATAATTACTTCATTTTAGGCAATAGAAATCCTCCTCTGGAATAGAGTTTTTTAAAAGATTTAAAATAATTTGGTGATTACTTGTTAAGAAGAGAAAAAAACCGTGTTGTTATAGAAAACACGGTTTTCATGTAGTTTATTATGCTGTAACAATAGCTGCTCTGGTTCTGTGGTT
Proteins encoded in this window:
- a CDS encoding Rieske 2Fe-2S domain-containing protein; protein product: MEQNTVNYIDSLLIHDKENGKYQHNRKAFTDPELFELEMKYIYENNWVYLAHESQVANANDYYTTTIGRQSVVITRDKEGQLHGLINSCSHKGAQLCRYRKGNKSSFTCPFHGWTFNNSGKLLKVKDSKAGGYPEQFNCEGSHDLKKIARLESYRGFIFGSLNPDVVSLKEYLNDTTLIIDHIVDQAPEGLEVLNGSSQYTYNGNWKLQMENGADGYHVSSVHWNYVATMARRNYEKEGTKAVDANGWSKSPRAGGYGFKNGHILLWTTKLNPEVSPIYKQKDRLIAEFGEEKAGFMLTMTRNLGVYPNVFIMDQFSTQIRVVRPISVNETEITIYCFGVKGESKEERSTRIRQYEDFFNVTGMGTPDDLEEFRSCQIAYESTELPYNDMSRGATHWVYGPDDHAEKMGINPVISGIKSEDEGLFVSQHEYWKETLIKGVSKEELV